The genomic DNA CGCCCGCGAACCGTGCGGTGGTTGCGGTCGTAGGGGTGTCCACCGCGGCGCGCGTACCCGTTCGCTGGCACCTCACGCGCTCGTCTTCAGTCGTGCGTTCATTGGCCGACCGCGACGCTGAGCGGACGAAGGCGGGCCTAGCGACTGCCGAGTCACGTTTCGCGAAGGCGGGCGGGGGAAGCTCTCAGTGCAGCGCCCTCGCGGAAAGGATCGGCAACCATGTCCCTCGGCACGAACGACGTCGAGAAGCGTTGGCACGACCCACGTGCGCAGCGCGCGGCGACGGTGTACGCCGTGGTGATCGTGGCACTGGCCGCAGCGGCCTTCGCGATCTACGCGGTGGTCGACAGGAACAACGTGTGGTGGGCGGTGTCGGCGCCGGCAGTGCTCTTCCTCGGCGCACTCGGAGCATTCGCCAAGACCTACCGCGACTGGCAGCGCAACCGCACCTGGCCGATCTGGCAGGGCGCCGGGTGGTTCCTCGCCACACTCGCGTTGCTGGCCCTCGGCATCCCCGCGATGGGTGCCAACGGCTGAGGATCAGTTGGCGCGCAGCGTGAAATTCAGGACGGCCGTGTCGACGAGGTGGCCGGCGCCGACATCCTCGAGCAGCCGATCCGCGAATGCGACGACGCCGGTCACGTCGACGTCGTGCGGGGCATGCGGGCGGTCCAGCGCGTCCCGGCCGCGCTGGAGCAGGGCGCGAGCACCACTGTGATTGCCGCGTTGTACGTGGGTGACGCCGACCGCCACCTGGGCCAGACCCCGCCAGAGCCACCGCTCGTTGGGTGGGCAGGTCTTCCACACCGCCTCGAACACCTCGTGAGCGTGGAAGAAGCCGCCGTCGTCGATGAGGTCCTGCGCTTGCCGCAGCGCTTCGTCGGGCGTGAACGTGGCGTCGTCGGGAACGCGCGGCACCCCGGCGGCACCCCGGGGAAGCGGCCGGCCCAGCGCGTCGCGCGGACGGGCATTGCGCGCCCGGCCCGTCTCGTCGCGATCCCGCGCGCGGTCGTCGCGCGTGGTGTCGGAGGTGTTCGCGGCCATCGACCGATTCTGCCCCTACCGACTGTCAGTCAGTCGGTTCGGCGCCTTCGGGGATGTTCACGTCCGGAGTGTCGGCGTCGGTGTCGACGTCCTCGCCCGTCGTGGGGGTGCCGCTCTCACCCTCGTCGGGTTCGTCGGTGTTGTCGTAGATTCCCTGGCCGCCTGGCATGGCACGTCCTTCTTCGCTCCGTGAGCGGTTCGATCCAGCAGTCGAGGGCCGCACTGCCCGTCGAACGTTCGAGGGGAGGTTGCCCGGCAGGTCGGGCGCCAAACGCTTTGCGGAGGCGATCACGTGACCGTGGCCGCAGATCGTGTAAACCCGGGGCCTCGCGCACCGCCCGCCGCCCGCGGACGAAGCTACTGCACCGGTCCCGACGGGGTCCGACGACCGGCGTCACCAGCGTCGACGGCGATCGATTGCACCGCGTGCGGCGGCGACCCTGTATTTTGGCTTTCGCCCGCGTCCGTCGAGAAATGGTTGGCGAGGGGCCTCGGGGGTAGCCGTCGGCGGCAGTGCCGTTGAACTGACGTTGCAGTTGTGTTGGCATTGCGCCGTACGACGAGCGCCCCCTCGAACACTGCAGTGGTGTCGGCGGGTGACGTTCCCCGCCGGCCTCGAGAAAGGCGAACCATGTCGGGCCAGTACCCAGACGTCGTCATCACCGGTGTCGCGGCCACCACGGCTCTCACTACCGACGCGGAGTCCACCTGGGCCGCGCTGCTCGAGGGTCGCAGCGGAATCCGTCACCTGTCTGCCCCGAACCTCGACGGTCTCGACCTGCCGTCGCGTGCCGGCGGTCAGATGCTCGAGGACTTCGAGAGCGAGCTGAGCCGCGTCGAGCTGCGGCGTCTGTCCTGGCTGCAGCGGATGGCGCTGATTCTGAGCCGCAGGGCATGGGCGAACGCCGGATCGCCCGAGGTCGACACCGCGCGCCTAGGCGTGACGGTCGGTACCGGCCTCGGCAGCACCGAGGACATCATCGTGGCGTACCACCAGATGCAGGAGCGGGGACTGAAGGCGGTGTCACCGCTCGCGGTTCAGATGTTCATGCCGAACGGTGCTGCCGCCGCGGTCGGACTGGACCAGAAGGCTCGCGCCGGTGTCACGGCGCCGCTCACCGGCGACGCGTCCGGCGCTGCCGCCATCGCCGAGGCGTGGCGCGGCATCGTGTTCGGCGACGCCGACATCATCATCTGCGGCGGGGTCGAGTTGCGCATCGAGGGTGTGCCGCTGGCGGCGTACGGCCAGATCGACGGCGTGCTGGCCCCCGGTGACGACGACCCGGCCGGGGCCTGTCGCCCGTTCGACAGGGACCGCAGGGGCATGGTGCTCGGCGAGGGCGGTGCGATGCTGATCATGGAGACCGAGGCGCACGCCAAGGCGCGTGGAGCGACGGTGCTGGCGCGGGTGCTCGGGGCCGCGGTGTCCTCCGACGGCTACGACGCGTTCCTGCCCGACCCCGACGCCGAGCAGGAGACGTACGCGATCAACCGCACGCTCGAGCGCGCAGGTCTGTCGCCCACCGACGTCGACCACGTCAACGCCCATGCCACGGGCACGGTGCGCGGCGACCAAACCGAGGCCATCGCCCTGCACAAGGTCTTCGGCGGCCACCATCCCGCCGTCTACGCGCCGAAGGCGGCTCTCGGTCACTCGTTCGGGGCGGCGGGTGCGATCGAGTCGGTGCTCACCGTCCTCGCCCTGCGCGACGGCGTCGTGCCGCCGACGCTCAACCTCGCGCACCTCGACGACGAGATGGACCTCGACGTCGTCACGGGTGAGGCCCGCCGCGGCGACTTCCGCCACGCGATCACCAACAGCTTCGGCTTCGGCGGCCACAACGTATCGATCGCGTTCGGAAAGGCCTGAGCCGCAGCGGTTCTGGACGACCTCAGCTGTCTCGAATGACGTAGACGACCGGGTCGTCCTCGGGGACGGGGTCGAACGCACGGCACTCACACTGCCGATAGGCGTGATCGTCGTCCTCGTCGAACACCTCGCCGCAGTCGAGGCACGCCCGGCACGTGCCGAACAGCGAATGCTCGGGATGGGTGTGGCCGCAGGTGCAGCGGTCGTACAGACCGCGGCTCATCGGGTACCACCGTCAACCGCCACGACGCACCAGCATCGCAGCACGGCGGCGCAGAACCCAATCGGTCGGAGCCGTCAGGCTCCCACCGCCTCCTCCAGCGCGGTCAGCGAGTCCTCGAGATGGCCGAGCAGGCGCTGCATGTGCGGCACGCTGCTCCTGGCGCCGACGAGACCGAAGTCGAGGTTGTCGGCATTGTTGGTCAGCGTGATGTTGAGCGCTTGGCCGTCCAGGGCGATCGAGAACGGGTAGTTGCCGTCGAGGCGGGCACCGTTCATGTACATGGGTTGGCGTGCGCCAGGCACGTTCGAGATCACGATGTTGAACGGCGGCGGCGCCGACGAGACGAAGCCGGGCAGCAGTCCCAGTGCGAGCCCGGACATGACGAAGGCTGAGAGTGCGAGGGCCTGGGTGCGCGGCAGGTCGTTGAACACCTGCTTGTTCTCGCGCGTCGAGGTGCTGATGATCTCCAGTCGCTTCCCTGGATCGGCGACGTCGGTGGCGAGGCTGCACAGCATCGCGCCGGTCAGGTTGCCGCCCGCGTCCTGCTCGTCCTCGCCGCGCAGGCTGACCGGGACCATGGCGATCAGGGGAGTGTCGGGCAGCGCGTCCTGTTCGGTCAGGTACGCCCGCAGCGCACCTGCGCACATCGCGAGCACGACGTCGTTGACGGTGGTCCCCGCCGCGGTCTTCACGTTGCGCAGCCGGGCCAGCGGCCACGACTGCGCGGCGACCCGACGCGCACCGCCGATCGGCACGTTGAACATCGTCTTCGGCGCGCGGAAGGGCAGCGTCAGCTGCTGCTCGAGCAGCGCGGCCCGTGCCAGCGACAGCGTGGTCGGCGCGAGGGAGAGTGCCGATCCCGCGGCGCCGGTCAGTTGCTGGAGCGCCGACCGCGAGGGCGCGTCCTCGGCGCTGCGCCGCTTCGAGCCGAGCGTCCAGGCGATGCGGGTCTCGCGATCGTCGGGATCGGGGGTCAGCGCGCGCATCAGTAGACGCTGAGCCGACACCCCGTCGATGAGCGCGTGGTGGAACTTCACGTAGATGGCGAAGCGGCCGTCGGCGAGACCCTCGATCAGGTGCGTCTCCCACAGCGGGCGGTGACGATCCAGCAGAGAGCCGTGCAGGCGCGACGTCAGCTCGAGGAGTTCGCGCACCCGGCCGGGGCGGGGGAGTGCCGAACGCCGTAGGTGGTAGTCGACGTCGATGTCGTCGTCGACGGCCCACGTCAGGTTCGATATGCCGCCGAGCAGGGTGCCCGGGTGCTTGCGGAACGTGGGCTGGAAGTCACCCGTCTCGGCCATCACCGAGTGCAGCTCGCGTACGAAGTCCGGTCCGGCGTCGGCGGGCGGCTCGAACAGTTGCAGGCCGGCGACGTGCATCGGGTGCTCGCGTGATTCGCCAAGGAGGAACATCGAGTCGGTCGGCGAGATGAGCTTCATGGACGTGACGTTACCCACACGGGCTGTGTTCCATCCTCGACACCACAAACGCATCGCGTAAAAGTTACCCATCGGTAAGATGGTGGTTCTAGGGACGGAGAACCCTGATGACCGAACAGAAGTCCATCGACATCCACGGCGAACGCATCGCCTACTACGACGAGGGCCAGGGTGAGGTCATCCTCCTCGTCCACGGCATGGCCGGGAGTTCCCAGTCGTGGCGGGAACTCCTGCCGAAGCTCGCGCAGCGGTACCGGGTCATCGCCCCCGACCTACTCGGTCACGGGCAGTCGGCGAAACCACGGACCGACTACTCGCTGGGCGCGTTCGCGGTGGGATTGCGCGACCTCCTCGACGAGCTCGGCGTCAGTTCGGCGACGGTCGTCGGCCATTCGCTGGGAGGTGGCATCTCGATGCAGTTCCTCTACCAGCACCCCGATTACTGCCGACGGCTGGTCCTGATCAGCAGCGGCGGGTTGGGTCCAGACGTGGGTCTGATCCTGCGACTGCTCTCGGCACCGGGAGCAGAACTGTTCATGCCCATCATCGCGCCGCCACCGGTGCTCCGGGTGGGCGACGCGGTGAAGTCGTGGCTCACGTCGAGGGGCCTTCGTTCACCGCGCGGAGCGGAGATCTGGAGCGCGTACTCGTCGTTCGCGGACCCCGCCACCCGCCAGTCGTTCCTGCGGACGCTGCGGTCGGTGGTCGACTACCGCGGCCAGTCGGTCAGCGCACTGAACAGGCTGAAGTTGAAGTCGGATCTGCCGACGCTGGCGATCTGGGGTGAGGACGACACGATCATTCCCGTCGACCACGCGTACTCCGCACTCGAGGCGAGGCCCGACTGTCACCTCGAGGTCATGCCCGGCGTGGGCCACTTCGCCCACGTGGAGGCGCCCTACGAGGTGTTCCGTCTCATCGACGAGTTCATCACCGCGACGAGCGATTCGGCCGCTCACCCGGTGCTCGAGGAGCACTAGCCCGCGAGTGCGTCAGGCGGGTCCGGTGGCGAAGTGCTCCGCGACGACGGCGGCTGCCAGCGGGTAGTCGCGCAGCGCCGCGCCGACGAGCCCGCGGAGTTCGGCGACGCAGGCGGGGTCGGCGCCCCGCCCGCGCAGCAAGTCCTCGATCCACGCCGAGGTCTCGGACACGGGCCGCGGGTCGGCGGTGAGCACCGCGGCCGCCGCGGCGTGCAGCGTCTGGTTGAGCACGTCGACGACCTCGTCGTCGCTCAGGTTGACCGAACCGGTGCCGATCGCCGCGACCGACCATTGACGGCCCAGCTGATCGACCATCCTGCGGTGTTCGATCTCGAGCGCCGACTGCTCGGCGAGCGCCTCGCCCGGCAGCGCCGGTGCGGGCGCGACCACTGCGGGCAGCTCGCGCATCGCTCGAATGGCATCGTGCGCGTCGCGCGCCCACGCGGTGGCACCCAGGGTACGCGCCCGCGCGTCGTCGGGGCCGAACGCGGGTCCTCCGACCAGGATCGGCACTCCCGCAGCGGTACTCGCCTCGATGAAGCGGCGTGACGTCGGCAGGGAGCCGAGGACCGAACAACTGACGGCGACGGCCTCGGGACCCAGTTCCTGCAGGTGCCGGTTCAGTCGCATCGGGCTGGTCGATGCGCCGAGGAGCGTGGTGTCCCAGCCGTCCGCCCGCAGGGCACAGTCAATGATCATCGCGGGCAGGGCATGCCATTCCTTCTCCGCGCATGCGATGAGCGCGCCACCACGCGTCGGTGGGATCCGACGGACGTGGGCGGCGACCACCTTGGTGGCCGAGACGGCGAGCGCCGTGGCCGCATGTTCCTGCGCGACGGTCCACTCACCACGTTGCCAGCGGGCGCCCACCTCCCGCTGCGACGCGGCGATGACGTCGGTCAGGACGGTCACGGGATCCTCACCCGCGGCCAGCATGCGGTCGATCACCGCGGCGACGGTGCTGGCGTCGCCCGAGGCGATGGCGTCGTCGTAGGCGGAGGCGAGGGCGAGATCGCTCACGTGCTCAATCCCCGCACGTCACCGCGAGCAAGGCGATGTCGTCGTGGGCGCGGCTGTCGAGGTGCTCGATCACGCTGCGCTCGATGGCCTCGCAGACCACCTCGGGCGCGGCGCCGGCGTACGCGGGCAGCAGCCGGAGCAGTCGTTCGACGCCATACATGCCGTCGGCTCCGAACGCCTCGTCGATCCCGTCGGTGAACATCAGCAGGGTGTCGTTCGGCCGCAGCTCGATCTCGACGGAGGCGTACTCGACGTGCGCAATCATGCCCACCGCGGTACCGAACACGTCGACCTGTTCCACGCGGCCGTTGGCGCGCAACACGATTGGCGGGGGATGCCCGGCCGATGCGAGTTCGACGGTGATCCGCCCGTCATCGGAGCGGCGCAGGCGGGCGCACACCACGGTGACGAACTTGTCGGTGCCCGTCTCGTGCAGCACGGTGTTGAGCGCACCGAGCAGTGCGGTGGGTCGACGGTCGAACAGGCAGGCGGTGCGGATGCTCTGCCGGGCGCGGCCCGTGACGGCGGCGGCCTCCACGCCCTTGCCGCTGACGTCGCCGAGTGCCAGTAGCCAATCGTCGTCGGAGCCGTGAACGTCGTAGAAGTCGCCGCCGATGTCGAGGTGTTCGGCCGCGGGCCGGTATAGCGCTGCCAGACGCACGCCGACGATGTCCGGCAGCGACGGTGGACGCAGGCCCCGTTGCAGCGTGCTGGCGATGCGCGAGCTGTCCTCGTAGAGGCGCGCCGAGTCCAGCGCCAGCGCTGCCCGCTCTGCGACCTGCTCGGCGAGGGCGATGTCGTGGGCGTCGAAGCCTCGGCCTTGGCCGCGGACCAGGATCAGTGCGCCGACGGTCGAGCCGCGGGCCGTGAGCCCGAGGCCAACCACGTCGGCCGGGCGCAGTGCGGCGGCCTCGGCCGACAGCCGCGGGTGGGGTATCAGGGCAGCGAGTCCGTCGCCGACGACCGGGGTCTCGAAGACGCCGAGTTCGACGTGCAGCAGTTCGGTCCGTCCCGATCGCATGACCCGGCCCAGCGCCTGGTCATACACCTGAGCCATGGGCACGATGTCGCTGAAGCCGTGCTCTGCACCGCCCAGTACGTGCAGCCCACCGGTGGTGCTGTCGGGGACGATGACGACCGCCCAGTCGGCGAGACCGGGTGTGATGAGGGTCAGCAGGCGGATGGCCGTGCGACGAAGGTTCAGCGACCCGGCCAGGCCGGTGCCGACTTGGTCGAGGAGTTCAGCACGATCGACGGTCGGGCCCGGGGCCACCGGCCCCCGCGGGTCGACTGGTTGATCGGTAATGGTCTGCTTGGGCAGCATGCCCACCAGCTTCCCTGCCCCGTCTGGGGCGTCTTGCCGACGTCGGTATTTGACAGCCGGTCGGCGATCGAAGTGATGTCAGCTCGTCCAGACGCGGGGGGAACCGTGTCCGCCCCGGCGACGACACCGCAGGCTGCACTCTCAACCTTGATCTAGATTTTACCACCGCGGCGGTTCCGTTCACCGTGACGAACCGGCGTCGGGTGGGCGGGGCGGACGAATGAGCCGGGGATTCCCGGGTACTGACCGTTGATGAGCAAGACCGCACTCCTGGTGATCGACATGTTGAACGACTACGACCATCGCGACTCCGACGCGCTCGCCGCCAACGTCGGAGAGATCGTCGACCCCCTGGCCAAGCTGATCGACGAGGCGAGGGCAAGCGACGACGTCGACCTCATCTACGTCAACGACAATAGGGGCGACTTCACCGCCGACCGCGGCGACCTGATCCGAACGGCACTCGACGGCAAGCGCCCTGATCTCATCGAACCGATTGCCCCTGGCGACGAATGCACCTTCTTGACCAAGGTGCGCCACAGCGCGTTCTACGCCACCGCGCTCGACTACCTACTGGGACGGCTGGAGACGAAGCGCGTCGTGCTCACCGGCCAGGTGACCGAACAGTGCATCCTCTACACCGCCCTCGACGGCTACCTGCGTCACCTCGACGTGGTCGTGCCGCCCGACGCGGTGGCCCACATCATTCCCGAACTCGGTGAGGCCGCGCTGGCCATGATGGAACGGAACATGGGCGCCGAAATAAAGCCGTCACATAACTGCCTGTGACAGTGGGTAATACGACCTCATGAGCAAAGACGAAGAATTCAAGAAGGGCGACCACGTCGAGTGGAGCAGCCACGGCAGCACCGCCGAGGGGACCGTCGAGGAGAAGATCACCGAGGACACGAAGGCGGCCAAGCGCACGGTGCGGGCGAGCCCCGACGACCCGCAGTACCGGGTACGTAGCGAGAAGAGCGGCAACGACGCCGTGCACAAGCCCGACGCGCTGCGCAAGAGCAACGGATAGGACCCTGCGGTGCGGCTACGGCGCAGCGTCGTCACTGGCCCGGGTTACGGAAGGGTGCGGCGCGGCAAGGGCTTCTCCTACGTCGGCGCCGACGGACTGCCGCTGACCGACGAGGCAGCGGTGTCCCGGATCAAGGAACTGGTCATCCCGCCGGCATGGAAGAAGGTGTGGATCAGCCCGCACGCCAACGGGCACATCCAGGCGGTCGGCACCGATGCCGCCGGGCGCCGCCAATACCTGTATCACCAGCGGTGGCAGGAGGAGCGGGCCGAGGAGAAGTTCGACCGTGTCCTCGGCATGTCGAAGGCCTTGCCGCAGTGGCGAATCGATGTAGCCGAGGACCTTCGGCGCAAGGGTCTGGACCGAAATCGCGTGCTGGCGATCGCGCTGCACCTGCTGGACCGGGGGTACTTCCGGGCCGGTGGCGAGCAGTATGCGGAGGAGAACGAGTCCTACGGCATTGCGACGCTGCTGTGCGAACACGTGTCGGTGCGCAAGAACGCCGTGTCCTTCGACTACCCTGCCAAGAGCGGTGTGCGGCGAATCCTCGAGATCGAGGATCCGCAGGTGGTGCGCTCCATCCGCTCCTTACTCCGTCGCGAGCACGACAGCAATCGACTTCTGGTGTGCCGCACCATGTCCGGTTGGGCGGACCTGCACGCCGAGGACCTGAACGCGCGCTTCAAGGAGATGGTCGGGTCCGAGTACAGCGTGAAGGATCTGCGTACCTGGCATGGCACGGTGCTCGCTGCGGAGGCTTTCGTCGACGCGGACCCGCCGGTGTCGAAGAAGGTCGTCAAGCGGGTCGAATCGCATGTGTTCAAGGAGGTCTCGGACGGGCTCGGCAACACACCGGCCGTCGCGAGGGCGTCCTACGTCGATCCGCGGGTGGTGACGGCGTACGAACACGGCCTTACGATCAAGGCGTCGGCCCGCCGCGCGGAACGGACCGACGACCCGGCCGAACGGCAGGCAATCGTGGAGAAGGCCACCCGCACCCTCATCGCTCGCGTCGCGAAGGGGTGAGTGAGGAGGGCTACTCGGTCTTCGCGCGGGCCTCTGCACCGCTCTCGCCGGCGTCGAAGTCGTCGTCGGCGAACGTGCGGCCGACGTAGTCACCGTCGTCGTCGTTGCTCGCCCGTGTCGAGGCGACGTGATCGTCGGCCTGCACGTCTGACTCGCTCTGCTCCGGGTCTCGTCCGGCCATGTGTTCCTCCTGATCGTGGTGCATCAAGCGTTACCCCGGTTCGCGGCGACGCAACCCACGTCATGTTCTCGTCAGATTCCGCTCCGAGACGATTGGGTAGATGATCGATCATGAGTGATGACAGGGGGCAGTTGACCGCCCTGGCGCTGGTGTGCAGCCTCAAACCCAGCCCGGCACCGTCGAGCAGTGCACTCATCGCCGAGCACGTGCTCGAGCACCTGCGCGGGGCCGGCGTCGAATGCGAGTCGGTGCGATGCGTGGACCACGCGATCGCCCCCGGGGTCGAGGTCGACATGGGCGATGGCGACGAGTGGCCCACGATCCGGCAGAAGGTCCTCGCCGCCGACATCCTGGTGTTCAGCACCCCGATCTGGGTGGGCCATCCGTCGAGCATCGCCCAGCGCGTCATAGAACGTCTCGACGCCGAGTTGTCCACCAAGGACGACGCGGGACGGCCGATCCTCGCGGGCAAGGTCGCGGTGGTGAGCGTCGTCGGCAACGAGGACGGCGCGCACAAGGTGGCCGCCGACGTCTTCCAAGCGCTCAACGACGTCGGCTACACCATTCCGGCACAGGCGAACACCTATTGGACCGGCCCGGCGATGGGTTCGACCGACTACGGCGATCTCGACGAGGTGCCCGACGCGGTGTCCTCGACGACGGCGGCGGTGGCCCGCAACGCGGTACACCTGGCCACGGTGTTGGCCGCTGCCGATTACCCGGCTTATGAGTAACGGGTGAGACGACCAGCCTCACCGCTGCAGGGGGTCACCCTGCGCCATGCCGTCGTCGTCATTCCCGCCCACGACGAGGCGAGTCGACTCCGAGGGTGCGTGGAATCGGTTCTGGATGCCGCAGGGCATCTGCCGTTCGCGACGTCGGTGGTCGTCGTGCTCGATGCCTGCACCGACGGGTCGGTCGAGGTCGCCAGGTCCTTCGGCGGTGCCGTGCACGCGCTGGAGGTCGACCTTCGCAACGTGGGAGCGGCGCGCGCAGCGGGATTCGAACATGCGAGGTCGCTGCCGAAGGCGGTCTCGGACGACGAGGTCTGGTATGCGACCACTGACGCCGACAGCAGGGTGGATCCCGATTGGCTGATTCGGCAGATCGGGTCGGGCGCGG from Mycolicibacterium arabiense includes the following:
- a CDS encoding DUF309 domain-containing protein, producing the protein MAANTSDTTRDDRARDRDETGRARNARPRDALGRPLPRGAAGVPRVPDDATFTPDEALRQAQDLIDDGGFFHAHEVFEAVWKTCPPNERWLWRGLAQVAVGVTHVQRGNHSGARALLQRGRDALDRPHAPHDVDVTGVVAFADRLLEDVGAGHLVDTAVLNFTLRAN
- a CDS encoding KasA/KasB family beta-ketoacyl-ACP synthase — its product is MSGQYPDVVITGVAATTALTTDAESTWAALLEGRSGIRHLSAPNLDGLDLPSRAGGQMLEDFESELSRVELRRLSWLQRMALILSRRAWANAGSPEVDTARLGVTVGTGLGSTEDIIVAYHQMQERGLKAVSPLAVQMFMPNGAAAAVGLDQKARAGVTAPLTGDASGAAAIAEAWRGIVFGDADIIICGGVELRIEGVPLAAYGQIDGVLAPGDDDPAGACRPFDRDRRGMVLGEGGAMLIMETEAHAKARGATVLARVLGAAVSSDGYDAFLPDPDAEQETYAINRTLERAGLSPTDVDHVNAHATGTVRGDQTEAIALHKVFGGHHPAVYAPKAALGHSFGAAGAIESVLTVLALRDGVVPPTLNLAHLDDEMDLDVVTGEARRGDFRHAITNSFGFGGHNVSIAFGKA
- a CDS encoding WS/DGAT/MGAT family O-acyltransferase, coding for MKLISPTDSMFLLGESREHPMHVAGLQLFEPPADAGPDFVRELHSVMAETGDFQPTFRKHPGTLLGGISNLTWAVDDDIDVDYHLRRSALPRPGRVRELLELTSRLHGSLLDRHRPLWETHLIEGLADGRFAIYVKFHHALIDGVSAQRLLMRALTPDPDDRETRIAWTLGSKRRSAEDAPSRSALQQLTGAAGSALSLAPTTLSLARAALLEQQLTLPFRAPKTMFNVPIGGARRVAAQSWPLARLRNVKTAAGTTVNDVVLAMCAGALRAYLTEQDALPDTPLIAMVPVSLRGEDEQDAGGNLTGAMLCSLATDVADPGKRLEIISTSTRENKQVFNDLPRTQALALSAFVMSGLALGLLPGFVSSAPPPFNIVISNVPGARQPMYMNGARLDGNYPFSIALDGQALNITLTNNADNLDFGLVGARSSVPHMQRLLGHLEDSLTALEEAVGA
- a CDS encoding alpha/beta fold hydrolase encodes the protein MTEQKSIDIHGERIAYYDEGQGEVILLVHGMAGSSQSWRELLPKLAQRYRVIAPDLLGHGQSAKPRTDYSLGAFAVGLRDLLDELGVSSATVVGHSLGGGISMQFLYQHPDYCRRLVLISSGGLGPDVGLILRLLSAPGAELFMPIIAPPPVLRVGDAVKSWLTSRGLRSPRGAEIWSAYSSFADPATRQSFLRTLRSVVDYRGQSVSALNRLKLKSDLPTLAIWGEDDTIIPVDHAYSALEARPDCHLEVMPGVGHFAHVEAPYEVFRLIDEFITATSDSAAHPVLEEH
- a CDS encoding cobalamin B12-binding domain-containing protein is translated as MSDLALASAYDDAIASGDASTVAAVIDRMLAAGEDPVTVLTDVIAASQREVGARWQRGEWTVAQEHAATALAVSATKVVAAHVRRIPPTRGGALIACAEKEWHALPAMIIDCALRADGWDTTLLGASTSPMRLNRHLQELGPEAVAVSCSVLGSLPTSRRFIEASTAAGVPILVGGPAFGPDDARARTLGATAWARDAHDAIRAMRELPAVVAPAPALPGEALAEQSALEIEHRRMVDQLGRQWSVAAIGTGSVNLSDDEVVDVLNQTLHAAAAAVLTADPRPVSETSAWIEDLLRGRGADPACVAELRGLVGAALRDYPLAAAVVAEHFATGPA
- a CDS encoding PP2C family protein-serine/threonine phosphatase, whose protein sequence is MLPKQTITDQPVDPRGPVAPGPTVDRAELLDQVGTGLAGSLNLRRTAIRLLTLITPGLADWAVVIVPDSTTGGLHVLGGAEHGFSDIVPMAQVYDQALGRVMRSGRTELLHVELGVFETPVVGDGLAALIPHPRLSAEAAALRPADVVGLGLTARGSTVGALILVRGQGRGFDAHDIALAEQVAERAALALDSARLYEDSSRIASTLQRGLRPPSLPDIVGVRLAALYRPAAEHLDIGGDFYDVHGSDDDWLLALGDVSGKGVEAAAVTGRARQSIRTACLFDRRPTALLGALNTVLHETGTDKFVTVVCARLRRSDDGRITVELASAGHPPPIVLRANGRVEQVDVFGTAVGMIAHVEYASVEIELRPNDTLLMFTDGIDEAFGADGMYGVERLLRLLPAYAGAAPEVVCEAIERSVIEHLDSRAHDDIALLAVTCGD
- a CDS encoding cysteine hydrolase family protein, producing MSKTALLVIDMLNDYDHRDSDALAANVGEIVDPLAKLIDEARASDDVDLIYVNDNRGDFTADRGDLIRTALDGKRPDLIEPIAPGDECTFLTKVRHSAFYATALDYLLGRLETKRVVLTGQVTEQCILYTALDGYLRHLDVVVPPDAVAHIIPELGEAALAMMERNMGAEIKPSHNCL
- a CDS encoding hypervirulence associated TUDOR domain-containing protein; the protein is MSKDEEFKKGDHVEWSSHGSTAEGTVEEKITEDTKAAKRTVRASPDDPQYRVRSEKSGNDAVHKPDALRKSNG
- a CDS encoding DNA topoisomerase IB, whose protein sequence is MRLRRSVVTGPGYGRVRRGKGFSYVGADGLPLTDEAAVSRIKELVIPPAWKKVWISPHANGHIQAVGTDAAGRRQYLYHQRWQEERAEEKFDRVLGMSKALPQWRIDVAEDLRRKGLDRNRVLAIALHLLDRGYFRAGGEQYAEENESYGIATLLCEHVSVRKNAVSFDYPAKSGVRRILEIEDPQVVRSIRSLLRREHDSNRLLVCRTMSGWADLHAEDLNARFKEMVGSEYSVKDLRTWHGTVLAAEAFVDADPPVSKKVVKRVESHVFKEVSDGLGNTPAVARASYVDPRVVTAYEHGLTIKASARRAERTDDPAERQAIVEKATRTLIARVAKG
- a CDS encoding flavodoxin family protein is translated as MSDDRGQLTALALVCSLKPSPAPSSSALIAEHVLEHLRGAGVECESVRCVDHAIAPGVEVDMGDGDEWPTIRQKVLAADILVFSTPIWVGHPSSIAQRVIERLDAELSTKDDAGRPILAGKVAVVSVVGNEDGAHKVAADVFQALNDVGYTIPAQANTYWTGPAMGSTDYGDLDEVPDAVSSTTAAVARNAVHLATVLAAADYPAYE
- a CDS encoding glycosyltransferase, with amino-acid sequence MRRPASPLQGVTLRHAVVVIPAHDEASRLRGCVESVLDAAGHLPFATSVVVVLDACTDGSVEVARSFGGAVHALEVDLRNVGAARAAGFEHARSLPKAVSDDEVWYATTDADSRVDPDWLIRQIGSGADVVLGVVRVRNWRNTSAAAVRRYLSSYQSKYRPDGRGHRHVHGANMGFRAGAYWQTGGFAPLAADEDVDLVRRFREAGVRIDSDRRISVSTSARPVGRAPRGFAAHLRSVSKGVTTEPT